In a genomic window of Muntiacus reevesi chromosome 1, mMunRee1.1, whole genome shotgun sequence:
- the LOC136170599 gene encoding apolipoprotein L2-like, whose protein sequence is MSSENLGKCSDIEIFFEDVVECLWDILSREELLLLLTEFLRKIEAKAGLSRKDEAALHKYLNELKGDLIEKDQEMLTKEELDRRRFLRKFPRVKQQLEERIGKLHELADKLDKDHKECTIFKVMVHTTGVASGALTLLGLALAPVTVGGSLALSGAGLGLGAAAAGATVSTSYKENASRSAAETEANSLMATGVKKWKVLLKVLRSNSRIRSTEKLVKAVRHIQKNIRAMETGKDKPEFATNVCDYLGPGKIIVPGTRLVKKACSMVNKASTMAPAAVTGARIVGAATAGVFLLVDVGFLVRESTHLHDGAKTESAENLRQRARELERNLQELNNMCDLLQ, encoded by the exons ATATTGAGATCTTTTTTGAGGATGTCGTTGAGTGTCTCTGGGACATACTGAGCAGGGAGGAACTGCTTCTCCTGCTTACTGAATTCCTGAGGAAAATTGAGGCGAAGGCTGGTTTGTCCAG GAAAGACGAGGCTGCACTACACAAATATCTAAATGAATTGAAAGGAGACTTGATAGAGAAGGACCAGGAAATGCTCACAAAAGAGGAGCTGGACAGGAGGAGGTTTCTGAGGAAGTTTCCTCGGGTGAAGCAACAGCTTGAGGAGCGCATAGGAAAGCTCCACGAGCTCGCAGACAAGCTTGACAAGGACCACAAGGAGTGTACCATCTTCAAAGTGATGGTCCACACCACTGGCGTTGCATCTGGCGCCCTGACCCTCCTTGGCCTGGCGCTGGCACCCGTGACAGTGGGGGGCAGTCTGGCACTCTCGGGCGCTGGGTTAGGGCTGGGAGCAGCAGCTGCTGGGGCAACTGTGTCCACCAGCTACAAGGAAAACGCAAGCAGGTCAGCAGCCGAAACTGAAGCCAATAGCCTGATGGCAACTGGCGTCAAGAAATGGAAGGTGCTCCTAAAGGTACTCAGGAGCAACTCCCGAATTAGATCAACAGAGAAATTGGTAAAAGCTGTGCGacacattcaaaaaaatataCGTGCCATGGAAACAGGCAAAGACAAACCTGAATTTGCAACCAATGTATGCGACTACTTGGGCCCTGGGAAAATCATAGTCCCAGGCACCCGACTGGTAAAGAAGGCCTGTTCCATGGTAAATAAAGCCAGTACCATGGCTCCAGCAGCTGTCACAGGAGCCCGGATTGTGGGTGCAGCCACCGCAGGTGTCTTTCTCCTAGTGGATGTGGGCTTCCTAGTGAGGGAGTCAACGCACTTGCATGATGGTGCAAAGACAGAGTCTGCTGAAAACCTGAGGCAGCGGGCCAGGGAGCTGGAGAGGAATTTGCAAGAGCTCAACAATATGTGTGACCTTCTGCAGTAG